One segment of Thermodesulfovibrio sp. 3907-1M DNA contains the following:
- the ccsB gene encoding c-type cytochrome biogenesis protein CcsB, which translates to MSYQIISIAGILYILVMPVYIVYILTKNKKIGFAATGILSTGALIHIYGFIQRFKEMYAINHSVMRSIPITNLYESLVFFVLCIVSGYLFIEWKYKNKSFGVFVSVIAGITIGLTDVLGITKEVQPLVPALKSNWLLAHVTLSFIAYAAFGISFITALLHVIVETESKKSFKYIFSTSILGFMVFMFISLIFDAFSASNPKSIKIFHSTLGNSSIIISIFCWIALITIIFLFWRFGDHMKKIVQSLKITSGFLEDMTYKGIAFGFPIFTIGGLVFGAIWADQAWGRYWGWDPKETWSLITWFVYAFYLHAKFIRGWKGTKTSMIAVIGFLITIFTYLGVNLFLSGLHSYGSM; encoded by the coding sequence ATGAGCTATCAGATTATATCTATTGCAGGAATTCTTTACATTCTTGTAATGCCAGTTTATATTGTTTACATACTCACAAAAAATAAAAAAATCGGGTTTGCTGCAACAGGAATACTTTCTACAGGTGCACTGATTCACATTTATGGATTTATCCAGAGATTTAAAGAAATGTATGCGATAAATCATTCAGTTATGAGAAGTATTCCAATTACTAATTTATACGAAAGTCTGGTTTTTTTTGTTTTGTGTATAGTATCAGGTTATCTTTTTATTGAATGGAAATATAAAAATAAAAGCTTTGGAGTTTTTGTTTCCGTTATTGCAGGTATAACAATTGGACTTACTGATGTTCTTGGAATAACTAAAGAAGTTCAGCCTCTTGTTCCAGCTCTGAAAAGCAACTGGTTGCTGGCACACGTTACGCTAAGTTTTATTGCCTATGCTGCTTTTGGAATAAGCTTTATAACTGCGCTTCTTCATGTTATAGTGGAGACAGAAAGTAAAAAATCTTTCAAATACATCTTTTCTACATCAATTTTGGGCTTTATGGTTTTTATGTTTATATCATTAATATTTGATGCTTTCTCGGCATCAAACCCAAAATCAATAAAAATCTTTCATTCAACCCTGGGAAATTCTTCGATTATAATATCTATTTTTTGTTGGATAGCATTAATAACAATTATTTTTCTTTTCTGGAGATTTGGTGACCACATGAAAAAAATAGTTCAAAGTTTAAAAATTACTTCAGGATTTCTTGAAGATATGACATATAAGGGAATAGCTTTTGGTTTCCCCATATTTACTATTGGAGGCTTGGTTTTTGGTGCCATATGGGCTGATCAGGCATGGGGAAGGTACTGGGGATGGGATCCAAAGGAAACATGGTCATTGATAACATGGTTTGTTTATGCTTTTTATCTTCATGCAAAGTTTATCAGAGGATGGAAAGGCACAAAAACTTCAATGATAGCTGTAATTGGCTTTCTTATAACAATTTTTACATATCTTGGAGTAAATTTATTCTTAAGCGGACTACACTCATACGGAAGTATGTAA
- a CDS encoding cytochrome c biogenesis protein ResB — MLNRVNEKVWNFFASTELAVALFITISTGAAIGTVIPQSIEPEPVIKFFSKFMSISSAHKTYEIINLFDLNNVYHSWWFTFLLFMFALNLIVCSIDRLPTLLKSFKAPPQPYPLSVLDKMPIKKTVKINNDRILEKIKELFQNKGFSTHVFETQEGFQIQAKKWNKTRLAVYLTHLSILIILAGALIGTFFGFRGSMNIVEGTGLNFAISDEGKAIPLGFEIRCERFEAEYYENSAIPKAYRSYLKIIESGKPVRENIVIEVNHPFTYRGITFYQASYGFQPTEHAEFKFTYFDKTGKEHNINVHFEENFKIPGTSVTASVVDFSPALGIDEEGRLFNMSSDMINPAVLVEFENNGKKTQQWILKKIPESWQTPYGKLRFNELWGAQFTGLQVRRDPGVPLIYTGSILMCLGLFICLFLRPVNYFAVINKNQVVFYCPTSKGMVERQIDEIIKKLKGDEA; from the coding sequence ATGCTTAACAGAGTAAACGAAAAAGTTTGGAATTTTTTTGCTTCTACAGAGCTTGCAGTAGCTTTATTTATTACTATTTCAACTGGAGCTGCAATTGGGACAGTTATTCCTCAAAGCATTGAGCCTGAGCCTGTTATTAAATTTTTTTCAAAATTTATGTCAATTTCATCTGCACATAAAACTTACGAAATAATTAACCTTTTTGACCTTAATAATGTTTATCACAGCTGGTGGTTTACCTTTTTACTATTTATGTTTGCATTAAACTTGATTGTCTGTTCAATTGACAGACTACCTACTCTTCTAAAATCTTTTAAAGCCCCCCCTCAGCCCTATCCTTTATCAGTGCTTGATAAAATGCCAATAAAAAAAACAGTAAAAATAAATAACGACAGAATACTGGAGAAAATTAAAGAACTCTTTCAGAATAAAGGATTTTCCACACATGTTTTTGAAACTCAAGAAGGATTTCAAATTCAGGCAAAAAAATGGAATAAAACAAGATTGGCAGTATACTTAACTCATTTAAGCATTCTTATAATTCTTGCTGGAGCTTTAATAGGAACTTTCTTTGGATTTAGAGGTTCTATGAACATAGTTGAAGGAACAGGACTAAACTTTGCTATTTCAGATGAAGGAAAAGCTATTCCACTTGGTTTTGAGATTAGATGTGAGAGATTTGAGGCAGAATACTATGAAAACTCTGCCATACCAAAGGCTTATAGAAGCTATCTCAAAATTATTGAAAGCGGTAAACCTGTGCGGGAAAACATTGTCATTGAAGTAAATCACCCTTTTACATACAGAGGAATTACTTTTTATCAGGCAAGCTATGGATTTCAACCAACAGAGCATGCTGAGTTTAAATTTACTTATTTTGATAAAACAGGAAAGGAACACAACATCAATGTTCATTTTGAGGAAAATTTTAAAATTCCAGGGACTTCAGTAACTGCTTCTGTTGTAGATTTCTCCCCTGCTTTAGGAATAGATGAGGAAGGTAGGCTTTTTAACATGAGTTCTGATATGATTAATCCTGCTGTGCTTGTAGAGTTTGAAAACAATGGAAAAAAAACACAACAATGGATACTTAAAAAAATTCCTGAATCATGGCAAACTCCTTATGGTAAACTCAGATTCAATGAACTATGGGGTGCTCAATTTACAGGACTACAGGTAAGACGGGACCCTGGAGTTCCTCTTATATACACAGGTTCAATTTTAATGTGCTTGGGTCTTTTTATCTGCCTTTTCTTAAGACCTGTCAATTACTTTGCTGTAATAAACAAAAATCAGGTAGTCTTTTACTGTCCAACATCAAAGGGAATGGTTGAAAGACAAATTGATGAGATAATAAAAAAACTGAAAGGAGATGAAGCATGA
- a CDS encoding cytochrome c family protein, with the protein MRGILIGSVIILCFLISYFIPVKDAVSDDVKSCLRCHGMKSLQKKLENGESLSLYIDGTKFEKSVHGAMDCSSCHPDITLKNHPRPKKVADKKVYTKEFSKNCLVCHPQDSLMKPKMHGEVVKKGEILCAECHGSHYINSIKEWKNKVSFNEYCLTCHQFNMTKTLPSKEKISLKVNEQEIKNSVHGKFQCLVCHDDFSKVNHPVYNYKNKSEYRIKMTAICTKCHTDKELQKNPAHYALTKTASCIECHGYHGVKPVKVVKSLPENEYCLKCHSSSIVKNMKNRETLSVQVKESDILSSVHKKLKCTDCHKEFSTTQHPVRNFESVKDYRAKAKDVCNNCHQEAVKKYDISIHAEALKKGNQQSPDCLKCHDYHKVTLITKDKNASSELCIKCHSESGQAFKASVHQKAINDGKHNAPNCASCHNSHDVLPTNIAKLGDSCVKCHKDVKTAHNKWLWNPPLRLTTFVDAHLNYASCAACHTNVNKAVYLTLFDRAKSKPLTEAEVAKLFGVDVKEVKGKLDYNNDGKIQQEELWQFMSTVKTKSKANLSGRIDVLNPNDAHKIEPKSKAIKDCASCHNQAVQFAAKVEINREGEKPIKFDLDSKALNSAYAIPNIRDFYVLALTKIKILDILFFIALLGGIAVPVGHITLRILTAPIRRKRREGK; encoded by the coding sequence ATGAGAGGAATATTAATCGGGAGTGTTATTATTCTGTGTTTTTTGATTTCCTATTTTATTCCAGTAAAAGATGCGGTTTCTGATGATGTAAAATCCTGTTTGCGTTGTCATGGAATGAAATCCTTACAGAAAAAATTGGAAAATGGAGAATCCCTTTCTCTTTATATTGATGGTACTAAATTTGAAAAGTCTGTCCATGGAGCTATGGATTGCTCTTCCTGTCATCCAGATATTACACTAAAAAATCATCCAAGACCAAAAAAAGTAGCAGACAAAAAAGTTTATACAAAGGAATTTTCAAAAAATTGCCTTGTCTGTCATCCTCAGGATTCATTAATGAAACCTAAAATGCACGGAGAAGTTGTGAAAAAGGGCGAGATTTTATGTGCAGAATGTCATGGTTCTCACTATATTAACTCCATAAAAGAATGGAAAAATAAAGTATCTTTTAATGAATACTGTTTAACCTGCCATCAGTTTAATATGACTAAGACTTTGCCAAGTAAAGAAAAAATTTCTCTTAAAGTAAATGAACAGGAGATTAAAAACTCTGTTCATGGTAAATTTCAGTGTCTCGTCTGTCATGATGATTTTTCAAAAGTAAACCATCCTGTTTACAATTATAAAAATAAATCAGAATACAGAATAAAAATGACTGCTATTTGCACAAAATGCCATACTGATAAAGAACTTCAGAAAAATCCTGCCCATTACGCTCTTACAAAAACAGCTTCCTGCATTGAATGTCACGGCTATCATGGAGTAAAACCAGTTAAGGTTGTCAAATCACTACCTGAAAATGAGTACTGTTTAAAATGTCACAGTAGTAGTATTGTTAAGAATATGAAAAATAGAGAAACCCTATCAGTTCAGGTAAAGGAAAGTGATATTTTAAGTTCTGTCCATAAAAAACTAAAATGCACAGATTGCCATAAAGAATTTTCCACAACTCAGCATCCTGTAAGAAACTTTGAGTCTGTAAAAGATTACAGGGCAAAGGCAAAAGATGTTTGTAACAACTGCCATCAGGAGGCAGTTAAAAAATATGATATAAGCATTCACGCAGAAGCTCTTAAAAAAGGTAATCAACAATCTCCTGATTGTCTTAAATGCCATGATTATCATAAAGTAACATTAATAACAAAAGATAAAAATGCAAGTTCTGAACTCTGTATAAAGTGCCATTCAGAATCAGGTCAGGCTTTTAAAGCAAGTGTTCATCAGAAAGCTATTAATGATGGTAAACATAATGCTCCAAACTGTGCATCCTGTCACAATTCCCATGATGTTTTACCAACGAATATAGCAAAACTTGGAGATTCCTGTGTAAAATGCCATAAGGATGTTAAAACAGCTCATAATAAATGGCTCTGGAATCCTCCTCTAAGACTCACCACATTTGTAGATGCGCATCTTAATTACGCATCCTGTGCTGCCTGTCATACAAATGTTAACAAAGCAGTTTATCTTACACTTTTTGATAGAGCTAAGAGCAAGCCATTAACAGAAGCTGAAGTTGCCAAGCTCTTCGGAGTTGATGTAAAAGAGGTTAAAGGCAAATTGGATTACAACAATGATGGAAAAATTCAACAGGAAGAACTCTGGCAATTTATGTCCACAGTAAAAACAAAGTCTAAGGCAAATCTTTCTGGTAGAATTGATGTTTTAAATCCAAATGATGCCCATAAGATAGAACCAAAATCAAAAGCTATAAAAGACTGTGCATCATGTCATAATCAAGCAGTTCAGTTTGCTGCAAAGGTTGAGATTAACAGGGAAGGTGAAAAACCTATTAAATTTGATCTTGACAGTAAAGCATTAAACTCAGCCTATGCAATACCTAATATTAGAGATTT